One Chlorobaculum limnaeum genomic window carries:
- a CDS encoding SOS response-associated peptidase produces MCGRFGFYELSHFIEQLRQLELPFEEAPGFGYRQSWNIAPGSSVVTLFGDHGRYRLGMARWGLIPHWSKEMPKNRPINARAESLAVKPFFRHMLNRRHCIVPASGFYEWKPAGEKRKEPWYIHRRDDRPMALAGLWDEWQPPGPPSPPLRTCTIITTGANREMKPVHDRMPVILEEAEWAAWLDSSNRDTTRLLDPADEKALDLWPVSTMVNNPRNDTPECIERVAESAS; encoded by the coding sequence ATGTGCGGACGATTCGGATTTTACGAGCTGAGCCATTTCATCGAACAGCTCCGGCAGCTCGAACTGCCTTTCGAGGAAGCGCCGGGGTTCGGCTACCGGCAGAGCTGGAACATCGCGCCCGGCAGTTCAGTCGTGACGCTTTTCGGCGATCACGGGCGCTACCGGCTCGGCATGGCCCGCTGGGGGCTGATTCCGCACTGGTCGAAGGAGATGCCGAAAAACCGCCCGATCAACGCCCGCGCCGAGAGCCTCGCCGTCAAACCCTTTTTCCGCCATATGCTCAACCGGCGGCACTGCATCGTTCCCGCCAGCGGCTTCTACGAGTGGAAACCCGCCGGGGAGAAGCGCAAGGAGCCGTGGTACATCCATCGACGCGACGACCGCCCGATGGCTCTTGCCGGGCTGTGGGACGAGTGGCAGCCGCCCGGCCCGCCGTCGCCGCCGCTCCGCACCTGCACGATCATCACCACCGGCGCGAACCGAGAGATGAAGCCGGTGCACGACCGGATGCCGGTGATCCTCGAAGAGGCCGAGTGGGCCGCCTGGCTCGACTCCTCGAACCGCGACACCACGCGCCTGCTCGATCCCGCCGATGAAAAGGCGCTCGACCTCTGGCCGGTTTCAACGATGGTCAACAATCCCCGCAACGACACCCCGGAGTGCATCGAGCGAGTAGCCGAATCTGCTTCGTGA
- a CDS encoding LexA family protein, producing the protein MKLIRICNTPRIDFYTADLTTKLELPMASTLLSAGFPSPAEDHIELKLDLNRALVKHPSATFYGRVKGSSMIEAGIAEGDIIVIDKSLEPKDGDIAVCFLDGEFTVKRISSGAEGLCLLPANSEFKPIRIAEESEFQIWGIVTYVIHKAR; encoded by the coding sequence ATGAAACTGATCCGAATCTGCAACACGCCCCGTATCGATTTCTATACGGCTGACCTGACGACGAAGCTCGAACTGCCGATGGCTTCGACCTTGCTCTCCGCGGGATTTCCGTCGCCCGCCGAAGACCACATCGAACTGAAGCTCGACCTGAACCGCGCCCTCGTCAAGCATCCGAGCGCCACCTTTTACGGGCGCGTCAAAGGCTCTTCGATGATCGAAGCGGGCATAGCCGAGGGGGACATTATCGTCATCGACAAGTCGCTCGAACCCAAAGATGGCGACATCGCAGTCTGCTTCCTCGACGGCGAATTCACCGTCAAGCGCATCTCCAGCGGCGCGGAGGGCCTCTGCCTCTTGCCCGCCAACAGCGAATTCAAGCCCATCCGCATCGCCGAAGAGAGCGAGTTCCAGATTTGGGGCATCGTGACCTACGTGATTCACAAAGCGAGATGA
- a CDS encoding PolC-type DNA polymerase III, whose amino-acid sequence MQGKAADTVVVLDFETTGLSPEHGDRAIEIGAVLVERGEIAGRFQRLMNPGFRVSSFIERYTGITNDMLKGQPRCEEVMAEFAAFIEGHNIVAHNAAFDRRFLDFELKRTSRVYEGDCCCSLLVSRRIYQDSPNHKLQTLVSHVGIEPVGKYHRALADAEMTAQLWLSMIGRIRQNYDISIVSFELMQELSKIDRLYTHRYLVSLSDKQRSA is encoded by the coding sequence ATGCAGGGGAAGGCGGCGGATACGGTGGTGGTTCTGGATTTCGAGACGACGGGTCTCTCCCCGGAGCATGGAGATCGGGCGATCGAGATCGGGGCGGTGCTCGTCGAGCGCGGCGAGATTGCCGGGCGTTTCCAGCGGTTGATGAATCCCGGCTTCCGGGTCAGTTCGTTTATCGAGCGCTATACCGGCATTACCAACGACATGCTCAAAGGGCAGCCGCGCTGCGAAGAGGTGATGGCTGAGTTTGCCGCCTTCATCGAAGGGCACAATATCGTCGCGCACAATGCGGCGTTCGACCGCCGCTTTCTCGATTTCGAGCTGAAACGCACGAGCCGGGTCTATGAAGGCGACTGTTGCTGCTCGCTGCTCGTTTCAAGACGCATCTATCAGGATTCGCCAAACCACAAGCTCCAGACGCTGGTTTCTCACGTGGGCATCGAGCCTGTCGGCAAGTATCATCGCGCGCTGGCCGATGCCGAGATGACGGCGCAGTTGTGGCTTTCGATGATTGGTAGAATTCGGCAAAATTACGACATTTCGATTGTCTCCTTCGAGCTGATGCAAGAACTCTCGAAGATCGACAGACTCTACACCCACCGCTATCTGGTCTCTCTCAGCGACAAGCAGAGGAGCGCCTGA
- a CDS encoding Y-family DNA polymerase: MFALVDCNNFYVSCERVFNPGLNGRPVVVLSNNDGCFISRSNEAKALGLPMGGPAFRFRKTLEAHRVALYSANFALYGDMSSRVMNTLAALAPSMEVYSIDEAFLDMTGFERIGLETYVRSIRHRVRRDTGIPVSIGLAPTKTLAKLANRMAKKNPQFEGVCILPDREAARRAMASMEVGDVWGIGRRHTEFLNLNGVRTALDLADAPPAWVRKHLHITGARVQAELNGDSCLPLELVRPPKQSICTSRSFGSAVTDEAALGQAVAHFATKCALKLRGEGELAALVTVFICTSPFEQKHRRYYGTRTASLLLATQDTLAIVRAAAAVLGDIFKPGLSYKKAGVILGGLAPVAATELRQASFFDPEPLQVQETSSKLMQALDAVNSRYGQGTLRIAADAGTGWKQRQEKLSPHYTTSWDDIIEVRVDS; encoded by the coding sequence ATGTTCGCCCTCGTCGATTGCAACAACTTCTATGTCTCCTGCGAGCGGGTGTTCAATCCGGGGCTGAACGGGCGGCCGGTGGTGGTGCTGTCGAACAACGATGGCTGCTTCATCTCGCGCTCCAACGAGGCCAAGGCGCTCGGCCTGCCGATGGGCGGCCCGGCCTTCAGGTTCCGCAAGACGCTCGAAGCGCACCGGGTGGCGCTCTACTCGGCCAATTTCGCGCTCTATGGCGACATGTCGTCGCGGGTGATGAACACGCTGGCCGCGCTCGCGCCGTCGATGGAGGTCTACTCGATCGACGAAGCGTTCCTCGACATGACCGGCTTCGAGCGGATCGGTCTCGAAACCTATGTGCGATCTATACGACATAGAGTACGGCGCGACACCGGCATTCCGGTCAGCATCGGCCTCGCGCCGACCAAGACGCTTGCCAAGCTGGCAAACCGGATGGCGAAGAAGAATCCGCAATTCGAGGGGGTTTGCATCCTGCCCGACCGCGAGGCGGCCCGGCGGGCGATGGCGTCGATGGAGGTGGGCGATGTGTGGGGCATCGGGCGGCGGCATACGGAGTTCCTGAACCTCAACGGCGTCAGGACGGCGCTCGACCTCGCCGATGCGCCGCCCGCGTGGGTGCGCAAGCATCTGCACATCACCGGCGCGCGGGTGCAGGCGGAGCTGAACGGCGATTCGTGCCTGCCTCTCGAACTGGTGCGTCCGCCGAAGCAGAGCATCTGCACCTCGCGTTCTTTCGGCAGCGCCGTCACGGACGAGGCCGCGCTTGGCCAGGCGGTGGCGCACTTCGCAACGAAATGTGCGCTGAAGCTTCGCGGCGAAGGGGAGCTGGCCGCGCTCGTCACGGTCTTCATCTGCACCAGCCCCTTCGAACAGAAGCATCGGCGCTACTACGGAACCCGCACAGCTTCGCTGCTGCTGGCCACGCAGGACACCCTCGCCATCGTCCGCGCCGCCGCCGCCGTGCTTGGCGACATCTTCAAGCCCGGTCTGTCCTACAAAAAAGCCGGAGTGATCCTCGGTGGCCTCGCTCCAGTCGCCGCCACCGAACTGCGCCAGGCCTCGTTCTTCGACCCGGAGCCGCTGCAAGTGCAGGAAACATCCTCGAAGCTCATGCAGGCGCTCGACGCCGTCAACTCCCGCTACGGCCAGGGCACGCTGCGCATTGCCGCCGACGCGGGCACCGGCTGGAAGCAGCGCCAGGAAAAGCTCTCCCCGCACTACACGACGAGTTGGGATGATATTATCGAGGTACGGGTTGACAGTTGA
- a CDS encoding lectin-like domain-containing protein translates to MKKQLYATLFMLGCFGITSQAHAVPVLNSVTLDDIAPTPGSSATKLPDGVLQLTDNSLSDPAYQIGSAYSTSPVGIETFNATFSFQYSGTYPFHGSADGIVFVIKNPGSPASGGDGGGLGYGAIATGNGTYTGIPNSVGIEFDNWYNPEVGDPSGNHIGINVNGSMVSQGTVDISPEFNGQGPWYAWVDYDGSLLSVSVSQTNLKPASAMLSYNIGNIQSVIDSPAAMVGFTGSTGWATQTQQVLSFDYYDPPLAVPEPGTLTLLGVGGVLVSLWTRRNRQVISD, encoded by the coding sequence ATGAAAAAGCAATTATATGCTACTCTGTTTATGCTTGGATGCTTCGGCATAACCAGTCAGGCTCACGCTGTTCCTGTCCTGAACTCTGTCACGCTCGACGATATTGCTCCCACTCCCGGTTCGTCGGCCACGAAACTCCCTGACGGTGTTTTGCAACTCACCGATAACAGCCTGAGTGACCCGGCTTACCAGATCGGTTCAGCTTACAGCACCTCGCCTGTTGGCATCGAAACCTTCAACGCAACGTTCAGTTTTCAGTATTCCGGAACGTATCCTTTTCACGGTAGCGCCGACGGAATCGTGTTCGTCATCAAGAATCCCGGCAGTCCGGCGTCTGGAGGCGATGGCGGTGGTTTGGGTTATGGCGCGATCGCTACGGGCAACGGGACGTACACCGGCATTCCGAACAGCGTCGGCATCGAGTTCGACAACTGGTACAATCCGGAGGTGGGCGATCCGAGCGGCAATCATATCGGCATCAACGTCAATGGCTCCATGGTCAGTCAGGGTACCGTTGACATTTCGCCGGAGTTCAACGGGCAGGGACCATGGTATGCCTGGGTCGATTACGATGGCAGCCTGTTGTCCGTGAGCGTCAGCCAGACAAACCTCAAGCCCGCTTCCGCGATGCTTTCGTACAACATCGGCAACATACAGTCGGTTATCGATTCGCCAGCGGCAATGGTGGGTTTTACCGGTTCGACCGGCTGGGCGACGCAGACGCAGCAGGTGCTCTCATTCGATTACTATGACCCGCCACTCGCCGTGCCGGAACCCGGCACGCTGACGCTGCTCGGCGTTGGTGGTGTTCTCGTATCGCTCTGGACGAGAAGAAATAGGCAGGTGATAAGCGATTGA
- a CDS encoding nitroreductase family protein encodes MVTQNYMDVMIDFRVEREKCTQCGSCSKDCPSRIIVMDGEGYPAIAPEKESFCLRCEHCLAICPAGAISILGYRPGESLPIKGGYPDPLQLETLIKGRRSVRRYKPENLDAALMQKLLEVAWHAPTGVNSRQVRFTVLDDRAKVARLRDEVMEGLIRLDREGMLPASKAYYAKFVKLWEKHRVDLVFRDAPHMLVASAPKSLSTPKEDCMIVLTCFELYAQVCGVGTLWNGIASWAIDEMLPEVRRSLGIPDDHLFGYAMLFGKPAVHYARTVQHRPALIHRVP; translated from the coding sequence ATGGTAACACAGAATTACATGGACGTTATGATCGATTTCAGGGTTGAGAGGGAAAAGTGCACCCAGTGCGGCAGTTGCTCGAAGGATTGCCCGTCGCGCATCATCGTGATGGATGGCGAGGGGTATCCGGCGATTGCGCCCGAAAAGGAATCCTTCTGCCTCAGGTGCGAACACTGCCTGGCCATCTGCCCGGCGGGAGCGATTTCGATTCTCGGCTACAGGCCCGGGGAGAGTCTGCCGATCAAAGGCGGCTATCCCGATCCGCTGCAACTTGAAACGCTCATCAAAGGGCGGCGCTCGGTGCGGCGGTACAAGCCGGAAAATCTCGATGCCGCCCTGATGCAGAAGCTGCTCGAAGTGGCCTGGCACGCGCCGACCGGCGTGAATTCGCGCCAGGTGCGCTTCACCGTGCTCGATGACCGCGCCAAAGTTGCCCGCCTGCGCGACGAGGTGATGGAGGGGCTGATCCGGCTCGACAGGGAGGGGATGTTGCCCGCCTCGAAAGCCTACTACGCGAAGTTCGTGAAGCTATGGGAGAAGCACCGTGTCGATCTCGTTTTCCGTGATGCGCCGCACATGCTTGTCGCGTCCGCCCCGAAGAGCCTCTCGACGCCGAAGGAGGATTGCATGATCGTGCTGACCTGCTTCGAGCTGTACGCGCAGGTTTGCGGCGTCGGTACGCTCTGGAACGGCATCGCCTCCTGGGCCATCGACGAGATGCTGCCCGAGGTTCGCCGGAGCCTCGGCATTCCGGACGACCATCTTTTCGGCTACGCGATGCTCTTCGGTAAGCCTGCGGTACACTACGCGCGAACCGTGCAGCACCGCCCGGCGCTGATCCATCGCGTACCGTAG